Proteins from a genomic interval of Streptomyces sp. NBC_01445:
- a CDS encoding ROK family transcriptional regulator → MNRANSGVNLAVLRGHNAALVLDLLRTAGDEGISRLELAERTGLTPQGVSKITARLREQGLVTDTGRRASTGGKPRTVLRLVPDAGHAVGLHLDRDELTAVLVDLAGTVVAERRSPLAFGAGGDAVVEAAASEVEALLADADADGGDADTDAGGGDADAGRGDADAGEPDRRGVREPDAQDPGAQDLVHPEPPTSRVLGVGVALPGPLDHSSGVLHRVTGFPEWDGFPLRDALAERLGLPVVVDKDTNAAALGLALAGSGDAFAYLHLGTGLGAGLVLGGAPYRGPHTGAGEFGHQVIQLDGPLCSCGNRGCIEALCLAAVAAGSFDEAARVLGEGAANMVGLLDIDLVLLGGRTVAAAEERFVEGVRAVLGERARRGGTVEVPVLRAPGAATAVVEGAAQLVLAPLFGRAHGHFPANRNDRNLS, encoded by the coding sequence GTGAACAGGGCTAACTCCGGGGTCAATCTGGCGGTGCTGCGAGGCCATAACGCCGCACTCGTACTCGATCTGCTGCGCACGGCGGGCGACGAGGGCATCAGCAGGCTCGAACTGGCCGAGCGCACGGGCCTCACCCCGCAGGGCGTCAGCAAGATCACGGCGCGGCTCCGGGAACAGGGCCTGGTGACGGACACCGGCCGCCGCGCCTCGACGGGCGGCAAGCCGCGCACCGTCCTGCGCCTCGTGCCGGACGCGGGGCACGCGGTCGGGCTGCACCTGGACCGCGACGAACTGACGGCGGTCCTGGTCGACCTCGCGGGCACGGTCGTCGCCGAACGCCGCTCCCCGCTCGCCTTCGGCGCGGGCGGCGACGCGGTGGTGGAGGCGGCGGCGAGCGAGGTGGAGGCGCTGCTCGCGGACGCGGACGCGGACGGCGGGGATGCGGATACGGATGCGGGCGGCGGGGACGCGGATGCGGGCCGCGGGGACGCGGATGCCGGAGAGCCGGACCGCCGCGGCGTACGGGAACCCGACGCACAGGACCCCGGCGCGCAGGACCTCGTACATCCAGAACCCCCCACCTCCCGAGTGCTCGGCGTGGGCGTCGCGCTGCCCGGGCCCCTCGACCACTCCTCCGGCGTGCTGCACCGCGTCACCGGGTTCCCCGAGTGGGACGGGTTCCCGCTGCGGGACGCGCTCGCGGAGCGGCTCGGGCTTCCCGTGGTCGTGGACAAGGACACCAACGCGGCCGCGCTCGGCCTCGCGCTCGCCGGGTCCGGCGACGCGTTCGCGTACCTCCACCTCGGTACGGGGCTCGGCGCCGGACTCGTCCTGGGTGGCGCGCCGTATCGCGGGCCGCACACGGGAGCGGGTGAATTCGGCCACCAGGTGATCCAGCTGGACGGTCCGCTCTGCAGCTGCGGCAACCGCGGCTGCATCGAGGCTCTCTGCCTCGCGGCGGTCGCCGCCGGATCCTTCGACGAGGCCGCGCGCGTGCTCGGCGAAGGCGCGGCGAACATGGTCGGCCTCCTCGACATCGACCTCGTCCTGCTCGGCGGGCGCACGGTCGCAGCCGCCGAGGAGCGCTTCGTCGAAGGGGTGCGGGCGGTGCTCGGCGAGCGGGCGCGGCGCGGCGGCACGGTCGAGGTCCCGGTCCTGCGCGCGCCCGGCGCCGCGACAGCGGTCGTCGAGGGCGCCGCCCAACTGGTCCTCGCACCCCTGTTCGGCCGGGCGCACGGTCACTTCCCGGCCAACCGGAATGACAGAAATCTGAGCTGA
- a CDS encoding fumarylacetoacetate hydrolase family protein — translation MKLLRVGTAGAERPALLDAEGVLRDLGGVVPDIDGELLADDAALGRVRAAAESGELPVLDADGLRVGPPVARIGKVVCIGLNYHDHAAETGAEPPSEPVVFFKAADTVVGPEDTVLVPRKSVKTDWEVELAIVIGRTARYLESHEEALAHVAGFAVSHDVSEREFQIERGGTWDKGKNCETFNPLGPWLVTADEVADPQALGLKLWVNGELKQDGSTADQIFPVAEVVRYVSQFMTLYPGDVINTGTPAGVAMGQPEPKPYLRAGDVVELEIEGLGRQRQELKDA, via the coding sequence ATGAAGCTGCTGCGAGTCGGTACCGCGGGGGCGGAGCGCCCGGCCCTGCTCGATGCCGAAGGTGTCCTGCGCGACCTGGGCGGAGTCGTCCCCGACATCGACGGGGAGCTGCTCGCCGACGACGCGGCGCTGGGGCGCGTACGGGCCGCCGCCGAGTCCGGCGAGCTGCCCGTGCTCGACGCGGACGGCCTGCGGGTCGGCCCGCCGGTCGCGCGGATCGGCAAGGTCGTGTGCATCGGCCTGAACTACCACGACCACGCCGCCGAGACCGGCGCCGAGCCGCCGTCGGAGCCCGTCGTCTTCTTCAAGGCGGCGGACACGGTCGTCGGCCCCGAAGACACCGTGCTCGTACCGCGCAAGTCCGTGAAGACGGACTGGGAGGTCGAGCTGGCGATCGTCATCGGGCGTACGGCGCGCTACCTGGAGTCGCACGAGGAGGCCCTCGCGCACGTCGCCGGTTTCGCGGTGTCGCACGACGTCTCCGAGCGCGAGTTCCAGATCGAGCGCGGCGGCACCTGGGACAAGGGCAAGAACTGCGAGACGTTCAACCCGCTGGGCCCCTGGCTCGTGACGGCGGACGAGGTCGCGGACCCGCAGGCACTCGGCCTGAAGCTGTGGGTGAACGGCGAGCTGAAGCAGGACGGCTCGACGGCCGACCAGATCTTCCCGGTCGCCGAGGTGGTCCGGTACGTCAGCCAGTTCATGACCCTGTACCCGGGCGACGTGATCAACACGGGGACGCCGGCGGGCGTGGCGATGGGGCAGCCCGAGCCGAAGCCGTATCTGCGGGCCGGGGATGTGGTGGAGCTGGAGATCGAGGGTCTGGGGCGCCAGCGCCAGGAACTCAAGGACGCGTAG
- a CDS encoding GntR family transcriptional regulator yields the protein MDYPNDQAPGAPVRAGIPEHGRIPKYYAVKAHVSALLDELGEGEPLPTERDLALRFEVARETVRQALRELLLEGRLRRQGRATVVAGPKLEQPLSMASYTEGVRRQGRRPGRTLIGLDRFPCPPALADEIEVERGEPVWHMERVLLADDERVGLESTYVAVARMPRLDVDFDPDSSFYSYVHERLGIEFGSADERIETVLATPREALLIGTPPALPMLLIHRVSSDTSGRPTERVRTLYRGDRFSFTTRLGN from the coding sequence GTGGATTACCCGAACGACCAGGCACCTGGCGCACCCGTACGCGCCGGCATCCCCGAGCACGGCCGCATCCCGAAGTACTACGCGGTCAAGGCCCATGTCTCTGCCCTCCTCGACGAGCTGGGCGAGGGCGAGCCGCTGCCCACCGAACGGGACCTGGCCCTGCGGTTCGAGGTGGCGCGCGAGACCGTGCGCCAGGCGCTGCGCGAGCTGCTGCTCGAAGGGCGCCTGCGCCGCCAGGGCCGGGCGACGGTCGTGGCCGGGCCCAAGCTGGAGCAGCCGCTGTCGATGGCCAGCTACACCGAGGGCGTGCGCCGCCAGGGCCGCCGCCCGGGACGTACGCTCATCGGCCTCGACCGCTTCCCGTGCCCGCCCGCCCTCGCCGACGAGATCGAGGTCGAGCGGGGCGAGCCGGTGTGGCACATGGAGCGCGTGCTGCTCGCCGACGACGAGCGCGTCGGCCTGGAGAGCACCTACGTCGCCGTGGCGCGGATGCCGCGCCTGGACGTCGACTTCGACCCGGACTCGTCCTTCTACTCGTATGTGCACGAGCGGCTCGGGATCGAGTTCGGGTCCGCCGACGAGCGCATCGAGACCGTGCTGGCCACCCCGCGCGAGGCCCTCCTGATCGGCACGCCGCCCGCGCTGCCGATGCTTCTCATTCACCGGGTGTCGTCCGACACGAGCGGCCGGCCCACGGAAAGGGTGCGGACGCTTTACCGGGGGGACCGGTTCTCGTTCACCACGCGTTTGGGCAACTGA
- a CDS encoding DUF6412 domain-containing protein yields the protein MTRTWGTALRPAALLLFLLVETVLVDTGSLTAAVALAATAAAGSALAVCSLLSARCAPAVPRTRVRTTMRDREQRTAFLPQRDPDARGRSRPRAPGRLLLTAA from the coding sequence ATGACGCGCACCTGGGGCACGGCCCTGCGGCCCGCCGCCCTGTTGCTGTTCCTCCTCGTCGAGACCGTTCTCGTCGACACCGGCAGCCTCACCGCCGCCGTCGCGCTCGCCGCGACCGCCGCCGCGGGCTCCGCGCTCGCCGTCTGCTCCCTGCTCTCCGCGCGCTGCGCCCCCGCCGTGCCCCGCACCCGGGTCCGCACCACGATGCGCGACCGTGAGCAACGCACCGCGTTCCTGCCGCAGCGCGATCCCGACGCCCGCGGGCGCAGCCGACCCCGAGCACCCGGCCGTCTCCTCCTGACGGCCGCGTAG
- a CDS encoding Gfo/Idh/MocA family oxidoreductase: MTEGMTSGTAGATGSPLRVGLVGYGLAGSVFHAPLIAATDGLVLDTVVTSNPERQAQARASFGDGIRFVATPDELWPLADELDLIVIASPNKTHVPIATAALKAGLPVVVDKPIAGTAAEARELAALAEERGLLLSVFQNRRWDNDFLTLRNLIADGELGDVWRFESRFERWRPQPKGGWRESGDPEEIGGLLYDLGSHVVDQALVLFGPAVSVYAESDVRRAGAAADDDTFIAITHANGVRSHLYVSATAAQLGPRFRVLGSQAGYVKYGLDPQEAVLREGTIPAVGEPWGVEPESMWGRIGSGESPLTGGGRPVETLPGAYPAYYAAVAAALRGSGENPVTAEQAAAALDVLEAARRSARDGVTVTL; this comes from the coding sequence ATGACTGAAGGCATGACATCAGGTACGGCTGGGGCCACCGGCTCCCCCCTCCGCGTCGGTCTCGTCGGCTACGGCCTGGCGGGCTCCGTCTTCCACGCCCCGCTGATCGCCGCGACCGACGGCCTCGTGCTCGACACGGTCGTCACCTCGAACCCGGAGCGTCAGGCGCAGGCCCGCGCCTCCTTCGGTGACGGCATCCGCTTCGTGGCCACGCCCGACGAGCTGTGGCCCCTGGCCGACGAGCTCGACCTGATCGTCATCGCCTCCCCGAACAAGACGCACGTACCGATCGCGACGGCCGCCCTCAAGGCGGGCCTCCCGGTCGTCGTCGACAAGCCGATCGCCGGCACCGCGGCCGAGGCGCGCGAGCTGGCGGCGCTTGCCGAGGAGCGCGGCCTGCTGCTCTCGGTCTTCCAGAACCGCCGCTGGGACAACGACTTCCTGACGCTGCGGAACCTGATCGCGGACGGAGAGCTCGGCGACGTCTGGCGCTTCGAGTCGCGCTTCGAGCGCTGGCGGCCGCAGCCCAAGGGCGGCTGGCGCGAGTCCGGCGACCCGGAAGAGATCGGAGGTCTCCTCTACGATCTCGGCAGCCACGTCGTCGACCAGGCCCTGGTCCTGTTCGGCCCGGCCGTCTCGGTCTACGCGGAGTCCGACGTGCGGCGCGCGGGCGCGGCAGCCGACGACGACACGTTCATCGCGATCACGCACGCGAACGGCGTCCGCTCCCACCTGTACGTCTCCGCGACCGCGGCCCAGCTCGGCCCGCGCTTCCGCGTACTCGGCTCGCAGGCCGGCTATGTGAAGTACGGCCTCGACCCGCAGGAGGCGGTGCTGCGCGAGGGCACGATCCCGGCGGTCGGTGAGCCCTGGGGTGTGGAGCCCGAGTCGATGTGGGGCCGGATCGGTTCCGGTGAATCCCCGCTGACCGGCGGCGGACGCCCCGTCGAGACGCTCCCCGGCGCCTACCCCGCGTACTACGCGGCCGTCGCCGCCGCCCTGCGCGGCAGCGGCGAGAACCCGGTCACCGCCGAGCAGGCAGCGGCCGCGCTCGACGTCCTGGAGGCGGCCCGCCGCTCGGCCCGCGACGGTGTGACGGTGACGCTGTGA
- a CDS encoding heme-degrading domain-containing protein encodes MSAPTAEEIEEQERRLVLPKFTHEDAWELGSLLVELARERKAPVAIDITRGGQQLFHAALPGSTPDNDAWIARKRRVVERYACSSLLVGTRFRAKGTTFEDSSRLDPDTYAAHGGAFPLAVEGAGVIGAVVVSGLPQLEDHALVVKALDLFITG; translated from the coding sequence GTGAGCGCGCCGACGGCCGAGGAGATCGAGGAGCAGGAGCGCCGTCTGGTCCTGCCGAAGTTCACTCACGAGGACGCCTGGGAGCTGGGCTCGCTGCTCGTCGAGCTGGCCAGGGAGCGCAAGGCGCCGGTGGCGATCGACATCACGCGCGGCGGCCAGCAGCTCTTCCACGCGGCGCTGCCGGGCTCGACTCCGGACAACGACGCGTGGATCGCCCGCAAGCGCCGCGTCGTCGAGCGCTACGCCTGCTCGTCGCTGCTGGTCGGAACCCGTTTCCGGGCCAAGGGCACGACGTTCGAGGACTCGTCCAGGCTCGACCCGGACACGTACGCGGCGCACGGCGGCGCGTTCCCGCTGGCCGTCGAGGGCGCGGGAGTCATCGGAGCGGTGGTGGTCTCCGGCCTCCCCCAGCTGGAGGACCACGCACTGGTGGTCAAGGCCCTGGACCTCTTCATCACGGGCTGA
- a CDS encoding YidC/Oxa1 family membrane protein insertase, which produces MSTFMTVFASLVEHIADLLDPLFHASATAAAIVLFTAFVRLLVHPLSRASARGQRQRAKLQPRIAELRKKHKKNPEKLQKAIMELHKEEKVSPLSGCLPSLFQLPAFFLLYHLFSNGSIGGEPNALLGHTLGAAPLGGRFKDALADGGLFGAQGVVYLVLFAIVAAVASFNYGRTKRQMAAQPMLPAAADGPQAPGAGAMASMTKIMPLMSFMTLFTVGFVPLAAALYVVTSTTWSAVERAVLYRDMPSAAALATAA; this is translated from the coding sequence ATGTCGACGTTCATGACTGTCTTCGCCAGCCTGGTCGAGCACATCGCCGACCTGCTCGACCCGCTCTTCCACGCCTCGGCGACCGCAGCGGCGATCGTCCTCTTCACCGCGTTCGTACGCCTCCTCGTGCACCCCCTGTCCCGGGCCTCGGCCCGCGGGCAGCGCCAGCGCGCCAAGCTCCAGCCGCGCATCGCCGAGCTGCGCAAGAAGCACAAGAAGAACCCCGAGAAGCTCCAGAAGGCGATCATGGAGCTGCACAAGGAGGAGAAGGTCTCGCCGCTGTCCGGCTGCCTGCCGAGCCTCTTCCAGCTGCCTGCCTTCTTCCTGCTCTACCACCTGTTCTCGAACGGCAGCATCGGCGGCGAGCCCAACGCCCTGCTCGGCCACACCCTCGGCGCCGCGCCGCTCGGCGGGCGCTTCAAGGACGCGCTCGCGGACGGCGGGCTCTTCGGCGCGCAAGGCGTCGTCTATCTGGTCCTGTTCGCGATCGTCGCGGCGGTGGCGAGCTTCAACTACGGCCGTACGAAGCGTCAGATGGCGGCCCAGCCGATGCTGCCGGCCGCCGCGGACGGGCCGCAGGCGCCGGGCGCGGGCGCGATGGCCTCGATGACGAAGATCATGCCGCTGATGTCGTTCATGACGCTGTTCACGGTGGGCTTCGTGCCGCTCGCGGCCGCCCTGTACGTGGTCACGAGCACGACGTGGAGCGCCGTCGAGCGGGCCGTCCTGTACCGCGACATGCCCTCTGCCGCGGCGCTTGCTACTGCCGCGTAA